The genomic stretch GGCCTTAAAATTATTACTACCAACATATTATACAGCCGTCTATTAGCTAGGTTTTAGCTGGCCTTTATGGCCTTTTTTAAGTTCTTTTATGTTTTTGTATCAATGTAAATTATGGCTTTTATCAATGCGGGAAAAAAGTATGCATTGTGCCGCTGaagccaccccgacgcaaacggacgcacggtcgatttcgaccatttcggccgacgcaaacggacgcgacaGCGTtccaaatgcgtcgccccgctggagatgccctaatgaatATAGCCCACTAACAAAATTCTATACCGGACACAAAAGCGGAAGCACAATCTTATGCCACAGGCTAACACATTACGTTGCTTGTACACGACCAGTCACAAGCAACGGCAGATAAATATCTCTGATCACATATTACAACACACAGGTTACACGGCACatgaaaaggtacataacagcaTGGAGGAGTTAACAGAGTTCTACACAGCAAATTGCATTCTAGGACAGAACCAATGACAGTGATCAGTCACTTCACAAACTCTGGCCCAAATACACCTACAGTTAAAGACCGCCCATAGGTACCTGAAATATATGCATGCCCCAGCAAGGAAGCGAGCCTACTCCATCTTGCCAAGCAGCCCAGAACTCGGCGCCTCCGGTGCAGTGGTCGAATACGGAAGCCAGTCCTTCGCGCAGACAAGCGCCTCCACGATTTCCGGCCGGAGCGAGCTTCTGTAATCATCGAGCATGCGGGTTCCTGTTCCTGCAGAAAATATGGAGCTGCCATTGGTCGCCATGGACATTGGAATTGCCAAGATATCACGTGCCATCCTCGAGAGCGTTGGGAACTTGAGTGTGTTAAGCTTCCACCAGTTCAGAATGTCAAACTCTTGGATACGCGGAGTGAGTGATTCATCCAGGTACTGCTCTAGTTCAGATTTTGAGGGCTGGCTTGTGGCAATCTCAGAAAGATACATATCAAAGTCTAGAAGACCATCACCAGTTGAAGGCTGATTTGCATGGGTGTTATTCCCATTGGCAGCTGCATgattagttgctccttgctcaggGAGTGGCTGTGCTACAGTCCTTAAAAAGCTCATGCACTGAATCATTTACCACCTTAACATACTTCGCAGCCTCGACGCCATAAATCTTCGAGTAACTGAACTCAACAAGCTTCATCTTAAAACGTGGATCCATCACAACAGCAACAGATAGCACGAGGTTGCAATCCTTCCAGTACTTGTCAAACCTCTCATGCATATATTTGGCAATGATACTGAAAACTGGGTCTTCATGTCCTGAAGCATTTGCCAGCTCCAGCTGAAGTTtccaagcttcatggaaaaagatGTTTGAGGTTGGGTTTCCCGCTGCCATTATGCTGTGAGCCGAGTCATACAGCAGCCTCAAGTAATTGCAGGCCGCCTCAACTTTTTTCCAGTCCTCAAACGAAGGTGCTTCATTGTAGTTATCATCACATGTTTCTAGTTGAGTGAA from Lolium rigidum isolate FL_2022 chromosome 4, APGP_CSIRO_Lrig_0.1, whole genome shotgun sequence encodes the following:
- the LOC124649250 gene encoding zinc finger BED domain-containing protein RICESLEEPER 2-like, translating into MIQCMSFLRTVAQPLPEQGATNHAAANGNNTHANQPSTGDGLLDFDMYLSEIATSQPSKSELEQYLDESLTPRIQEFDILNWWKLNTLKFPTLSRMARDILAIPMSMATNGSSIFSAGTGTRMLDDYRSSLRPEIVEALVCAKDWLPYSTTAPEAPSSGLLGKME